In Bacillus cereus ATCC 14579, a single window of DNA contains:
- a CDS encoding DEAD/DEAH box helicase encodes MINQTEVTIRLQHVSQGWFLWGEDDSGTPLSVTSWKRHAFTWHSTSFYGTFLKEANFEGKQGVLLTNAQAFEYIANKPMNSFAHIQLNGPITALTKDANELWDAFTSGSFVPDIEHWPKQPSWKVQNTPIEDDTLASLFSAAVNESILQDNRSNDGWEDAKRLYEHYDFTKRQLETALHEEDWLRKIGYIEDDLPFTIGLRLQEPQEEFEMWKLETIVTPKRGAHRIYVYENIDSLPKRWHDYEERITETQEGFSKLIPWLKEGDTFRNELFETEAWNFLTEASNELLAAGITILLPSWWQNLKATKPKLRVQLKQNTVQTQSFFGMNTLVNFDWRISTNGIDLSESEFFELVEQNKRLFNINGQWMRLDPAFIEEVRKLMNRADKYGLEMKDVLQQHLSNTAETEIVEDDSPFTDIEIELDGYYEELFQKLLHIGDIPKVDVPTSLNATLRPYQQHGIEWLLYLRKLGFGALLADDMGLGKSIQTISYLLYIKENNLKTGPALIVAPTSVLGNWQKEFERFAPNLRVQLHYGSNRDKGNSFEDFLQSADVVLTSYALAQLDEEELTSLCWDAVILDEAQNIKNPHTKQSKAVRNLQANHKIALTGTPMENRLAELWSIFDFINHGYLGSLGQFQRRFVTPIEKDRDEGKIQQVQRFISPFLLRRTKKDQTVALNLPDKQEQKAYCPLTGEQASLYEQLVQDTLQNVEGLSGIERRGFILLMLNKLKQICNHPALYLKEEEPQNVVERSMKTKTLIELIENIKDQNESCLIFTQYIGMGNMLKRVLEEKFGQRVLFLNGSVPKKDRDKMIEEFQNGTYDIFILSLKAGGTGLNLTAANHVIHYDRWWNPAVENQATDRAYRIGQKRFVHVHKLITTGTLEEKIDEMLERKQSLNNAVITSDSWMTELSTDELKELLGV; translated from the coding sequence ATGATCAATCAAACTGAAGTAACAATTAGGCTCCAGCATGTTAGTCAAGGTTGGTTCCTTTGGGGAGAAGATGACAGCGGTACTCCATTATCCGTAACAAGTTGGAAACGACATGCATTCACATGGCACTCCACTTCTTTCTACGGTACGTTTCTAAAAGAAGCAAACTTCGAAGGAAAACAAGGTGTGCTACTAACAAATGCACAAGCCTTTGAATACATTGCAAACAAACCGATGAATTCCTTTGCACATATTCAACTGAACGGCCCTATTACAGCACTTACAAAAGATGCAAATGAATTATGGGATGCCTTTACGAGTGGTAGCTTCGTACCAGATATCGAGCACTGGCCCAAACAACCATCTTGGAAAGTTCAAAATACGCCAATTGAAGATGACACATTAGCATCTCTTTTCTCAGCAGCAGTTAATGAAAGCATATTACAAGATAATCGCTCAAATGACGGCTGGGAAGATGCTAAAAGACTATATGAACATTACGACTTTACGAAAAGACAATTGGAAACAGCACTACATGAAGAAGATTGGCTTCGAAAAATTGGTTATATTGAAGATGATCTTCCGTTTACAATCGGACTAAGACTGCAAGAACCACAAGAAGAATTTGAAATGTGGAAACTTGAAACAATCGTGACACCAAAGCGCGGGGCGCATCGCATATATGTATATGAAAACATCGATTCCTTACCGAAAAGATGGCACGATTACGAAGAACGGATTACAGAAACACAAGAAGGTTTTAGTAAGCTCATACCGTGGTTAAAAGAAGGAGATACATTCCGAAATGAGCTCTTTGAAACAGAAGCTTGGAACTTCTTAACAGAAGCAAGCAATGAATTACTTGCAGCCGGCATTACAATTTTACTACCATCATGGTGGCAAAATTTAAAAGCAACAAAACCGAAATTACGTGTCCAGCTGAAGCAAAATACAGTACAAACACAATCGTTCTTCGGTATGAATACGCTCGTTAATTTTGACTGGCGAATTTCGACGAACGGCATTGATTTATCAGAAAGCGAATTTTTTGAACTCGTTGAACAAAACAAACGTCTATTTAATATAAACGGTCAATGGATGCGACTAGATCCAGCCTTTATCGAAGAAGTAAGGAAACTCATGAACCGTGCCGATAAATACGGACTAGAGATGAAAGATGTCCTGCAGCAACATTTATCAAATACGGCTGAAACAGAAATTGTAGAAGATGATAGTCCGTTTACTGATATTGAAATTGAACTAGATGGATATTATGAGGAACTATTCCAAAAGCTGCTTCATATTGGAGATATTCCAAAAGTAGATGTCCCTACTTCACTAAACGCAACACTTCGTCCGTATCAACAACACGGCATTGAATGGTTATTATATTTACGAAAGCTTGGATTTGGAGCATTGCTAGCTGACGATATGGGACTCGGGAAAAGTATTCAAACAATCTCTTACTTACTATATATAAAAGAAAATAATCTCAAAACAGGCCCTGCATTAATCGTAGCGCCGACATCTGTTCTTGGAAATTGGCAAAAAGAATTTGAGCGTTTCGCACCGAATTTACGTGTTCAATTACATTACGGAAGTAATAGAGATAAGGGCAATTCTTTTGAAGATTTCCTTCAATCAGCAGATGTTGTATTAACATCTTATGCATTGGCTCAACTCGATGAGGAAGAACTAACTTCATTATGCTGGGATGCTGTTATTTTGGATGAAGCACAAAATATTAAGAACCCACATACGAAACAGTCGAAAGCAGTACGAAACTTACAAGCAAATCACAAAATCGCTTTAACTGGTACGCCGATGGAAAATCGCCTTGCTGAACTTTGGTCCATTTTCGACTTTATTAATCATGGATATCTCGGAAGCTTAGGGCAATTCCAACGTCGCTTCGTCACACCGATTGAAAAAGATCGTGATGAAGGAAAAATCCAGCAAGTTCAACGGTTTATCTCACCATTTTTACTGCGCCGAACGAAGAAAGATCAAACGGTCGCATTAAATTTACCAGATAAACAAGAACAAAAAGCTTACTGTCCTCTTACTGGTGAACAAGCTTCCTTATATGAACAACTTGTTCAAGATACACTGCAAAATGTCGAAGGATTAAGTGGAATTGAAAGACGCGGCTTTATATTACTTATGCTGAACAAGCTAAAACAAATTTGTAATCATCCAGCTCTTTATTTAAAAGAAGAAGAGCCACAAAATGTCGTTGAACGCTCTATGAAAACAAAAACGTTAATAGAGCTCATCGAAAATATAAAAGATCAAAATGAAAGTTGCCTAATCTTCACTCAATACATCGGCATGGGGAACATGCTAAAACGTGTGCTAGAAGAAAAATTCGGCCAGCGTGTCCTCTTCTTAAACGGTAGTGTGCCGAAAAAAGATCGCGACAAGATGATTGAGGAGTTCCAAAACGGAACGTATGACATTTTCATCTTATCCTTAAAAGCTGGCGGAACAGGATTAAACTTAACCGCTGCCAACCATGTCATTCACTACGATCGTTGGTGGAACCCAGCTGTGGAAAATCAAGCAACAGACCGCGCATATCGCATTGGTCAAAAACGATTTGTTCATGTTCACAAACTCATTACAACAGGAACATTAGAAGAAAAAATTGATGAAATGCTAGAAAGAAAACAATCTCTAAACAATGCGGTCATCACAAGCGATAGCTGGATGACTGAACTATCAACAGACGAACTAAAAGAATTACTTGGTGTATAA
- a CDS encoding VanZ family protein — MNRKWLFWIPVLLWMGLIFYSSAQPYKKQDMRSDIEQYVNVEFVKEHFSWVSIDYGGGTPVSIANKGVGGFIEFFLRKGAHFMVFFMLGSLIYYAFHRSGHSRKRCFIYALLFVAGYATFDEIHQWYTGDRTPMWQDSLLDTCGGLTGIIISNWFWNRKKR, encoded by the coding sequence ATGAATCGTAAATGGTTATTTTGGATTCCTGTATTACTATGGATGGGGCTGATTTTCTATTCTTCGGCACAACCATATAAAAAGCAGGATATGCGTTCAGATATTGAACAATATGTAAATGTTGAATTTGTGAAAGAGCATTTTTCATGGGTATCTATTGATTATGGTGGAGGAACCCCTGTTAGTATTGCGAATAAAGGTGTAGGCGGATTTATTGAGTTTTTCCTTCGTAAAGGTGCTCATTTTATGGTGTTCTTTATGCTAGGTTCATTGATTTATTACGCTTTTCATCGATCAGGTCATTCGAGGAAAAGATGTTTTATATATGCCCTTCTTTTCGTTGCGGGTTATGCAACATTTGATGAAATTCACCAATGGTATACGGGAGACCGCACACCAATGTGGCAAGATTCATTGCTTGATACGTGCGGCGGATTAACGGGAATTATAATAAGTAATTGGTTTTGGAATAGAAAAAAGCGCTAA
- a CDS encoding DUF1659 domain-containing protein, which translates to MAIETIVMDLTLRLVLNNGLDKNGKTVFKNKQFKRVKTNASLDQVHNVAHALASLQASPLHAVQLVSTSDLSKL; encoded by the coding sequence ATGGCAATTGAAACAATCGTAATGGATTTAACTTTACGTCTTGTCTTAAATAACGGATTAGATAAGAACGGCAAAACAGTTTTCAAGAACAAACAATTTAAACGTGTTAAAACAAATGCGAGCTTAGATCAAGTACACAACGTAGCTCATGCTCTAGCTTCCTTACAAGCATCACCACTTCACGCTGTACAACTTGTAAGCACATCAGATCTTTCTAAACTATAA
- a CDS encoding DUF2922 domain-containing protein, translating into MQVLELIFAKEDGKTVVFSIDTPITPIDAQVVNQVMDTILASSVFSSIDENTRKKGARLVEKNVSEVPITL; encoded by the coding sequence ATGCAAGTACTAGAGTTGATTTTCGCAAAAGAAGATGGAAAAACAGTCGTTTTTTCTATCGATACGCCCATCACACCAATCGATGCACAAGTCGTAAATCAAGTAATGGATACAATCCTCGCCTCATCTGTATTTTCATCCATTGATGAAAATACACGAAAAAAGGGAGCTCGCCTTGTAGAAAAAAATGTATCTGAAGTTCCAATTACTCTATAA
- a CDS encoding DUF4359 domain-containing protein, whose protein sequence is MKKKYIIMALVVVLLVYLANSNPSKGEYTEWAAKQFMKRNDVSKKLDEVQKENEEGLLGDLASAGKKLAKKYVEPQVGLLIDHYTKRNDYIFFSTYTTEFDIGEEHYKYVCVGFSKIFIPIEMPKKKDESAK, encoded by the coding sequence ATGAAGAAAAAGTATATTATTATGGCTTTAGTTGTCGTTCTCCTAGTATATTTAGCAAACAGTAATCCGAGTAAGGGCGAATATACAGAATGGGCAGCGAAGCAGTTTATGAAGCGTAATGATGTGAGTAAGAAGCTAGATGAAGTTCAAAAAGAGAATGAAGAGGGTCTCCTTGGCGACTTGGCATCGGCCGGTAAAAAGTTAGCGAAAAAGTATGTTGAGCCACAAGTTGGGTTATTAATTGATCATTATACGAAGCGAAATGATTATATATTCTTCTCAACATATACGACTGAGTTTGATATAGGTGAAGAACATTATAAGTACGTATGCGTCGGTTTCTCAAAGATTTTTATTCCGATTGAAATGCCGAAGAAAAAAGACGAATCTGCAAAATGA